One window from the genome of Montipora foliosa isolate CH-2021 chromosome 5, ASM3666993v2, whole genome shotgun sequence encodes:
- the LOC138003232 gene encoding histamine H2 receptor-like — MTPPEWITWMTVGLAESVAIVALNLCTIIVFTRNRNLRKRSTYLMINLAVIDMLVGGVAVFFLFYWFGVFCNVWRGHLNGHLKDYIETRLPGVFPGMSLINITIIALERAYATFRPFKHRVLKKRVYGLLIVFIWVSTALSTSINFKYPEGVVDLYLKIAFSSFVLLIICVSYSSIVIKVRCGAQPRHHGAASRERKLTVTLLIVTVASLLLYLPANTFAFLLYSGKFKMPFPVGDHLYFALYVLLYANSLINPILYAIRMPEYRSTLAALFCKRTVRNRERRVADLPLNDL; from the coding sequence ATGACTCCACCCGAGTGGATAACCTGGATGACTGTAGGCTTGGCCGAGTCTGTTGCCATAGTAGCACTCAACCTCTGTacgataattgtttttacaagaAACCGTAATCTCCGCAAGCGCAGTACGTACCTGATGATAAATTTGGCAGTTATAGACATGTTGGTTGGAGGAGTTGCTGTGTTTTTTCTGTTCTATTGGTTTGGAGTATTCTGTAATGTATGGAGGGGGCATCTAAATGGACATTTGAAAGATTATATAGAGACAAGACTACCTGGTGTTTTTCCTGGTATGTCTTTAATAAACATTACCATTATTGCTTTAGAACGGGCATATGCGACATTTCGGCCTTTCAAGCATCGCGTGCTGAAAAAACGGGTGTATGGCCTATTAATTGTCTTTATTTGGGTTAGTACGGCATTAAGTACTTCCATAAATTTTAAATATCCTGAGGGAGTAGTtgatctttacttaaagattgCATTTAGCTCGTTTGTACTTTTGATCATTTGTGTATCTTACTCATCCATTGTTATTAAAGTCCGTTGTGGAGCGCAGCCTCGACACCATGGTGCAGCcagtagagaaagaaaactgaccgtGACATTGTTGATTGTGACTGTTGCATCTCTTTTGTTGTACCTGCCTGCTAATACTTTCGCTTTTCTCCTTTATAGCGGTAAATTTAAAATGCCCTTTCCAGTGGGTGATCATCTTTATTTTGCACTTTATGTTTTACTTTATGCAAACTCTCTTATCAATCCTATATTATACGCTATCCGCATGCCAGAATACAGATCTACTTTAGCTGCACTCTTTTGCAAACGTACTGTTCGTAACCGTGAAAGGCGAGTTGCAGATTTACCTCTTAATGACTTGTAA